A DNA window from Hydrogenophaga taeniospiralis contains the following coding sequences:
- the cysE gene encoding serine O-acetyltransferase — protein sequence MFARLHSDIQCILDRDPAARSTWEVITCYPGLHAVWLHRPAHWCWTHGFKWLGRFTSHIARWLTGIEIHPGAVLGERVFFDHAMGTVVGETAEIGDGCTIYQGVTLGGTSLYKGAKRHPTLGKDVVVSAGAKVLGGFVVGDGAKIGSNAVVIKPVPPGATAVGIPARIIPSKQGESADVTEAHPKFQAYGITQEDDPLSQAMRGLIDSAAGQEHQIALLWQAIEKLSANKASGDCVPSDAARSECFEAEKLNQLVGK from the coding sequence ATGTTTGCCCGACTCCACTCCGACATCCAGTGCATCCTCGATCGCGATCCTGCGGCGCGCAGCACCTGGGAGGTCATCACCTGTTACCCCGGCCTGCATGCCGTCTGGCTGCACCGCCCGGCGCACTGGTGCTGGACGCACGGGTTCAAGTGGCTGGGGCGTTTCACCTCGCACATCGCACGCTGGCTGACCGGCATCGAGATCCACCCGGGCGCCGTTCTGGGGGAGCGCGTTTTCTTCGACCACGCCATGGGCACGGTGGTGGGCGAGACGGCCGAGATCGGCGACGGCTGCACGATCTACCAAGGCGTGACGCTGGGCGGCACCTCGCTCTACAAGGGCGCGAAACGCCACCCGACACTGGGCAAGGACGTGGTGGTCAGTGCGGGCGCGAAGGTGCTGGGCGGTTTCGTGGTGGGTGATGGCGCCAAGATCGGCAGCAACGCGGTGGTGATCAAGCCGGTACCGCCGGGCGCCACCGCGGTGGGCATCCCGGCGCGCATCATCCCGAGCAAGCAGGGCGAGAGCGCCGACGTGACCGAGGCCCATCCGAAGTTCCAGGCCTATGGCATCACGCAGGAAGACGACCCGCTGTCGCAGGCGATGCGCGGCCTGATCGACAGCGCCGCCGGGCAGGAACACCAGATCGCGCTGCTGTGGCAGGCGATCGAGAAGCTCTCGGCCAACAAGGCCAGCGGCGACTGCGTGCCTTCGGATGCGGCCCGCAGCGAGTGCTTCGAGGCCGAGAAGCTGAATCAGCTGGTGGGCAAGTGA
- a CDS encoding RNA methyltransferase — protein sequence MHTRFILIQTSHAGNVGGTARAMKVMGFDDLVLVAPRWANVLRREETIQRASGANDVLDKARVVDTLDEALDGMDHLCATAMTPRDFGPPTRHPREHFAALLGHGAPAPAGHAGDEPDRAAPQGVAFLFGSERFGMRNEDVYRCHTCLSIPTDPQFGSLNLAAAVQLIAYDWRQALGGYALPPASTPERPLADAKALAGMLQHLEQALVAVDFLDPEAPKKLMPRLNQLFNRAAPTEEEIHILRGVAKAMLQTAAKAKR from the coding sequence ATGCACACGCGTTTCATCCTGATCCAGACCAGCCACGCCGGCAATGTGGGTGGCACCGCCCGCGCCATGAAAGTCATGGGCTTTGACGACCTGGTGCTGGTGGCGCCGCGCTGGGCCAACGTGTTGCGGCGCGAGGAAACCATCCAGCGCGCCAGTGGTGCCAACGACGTGCTGGACAAGGCCCGCGTCGTGGACACGCTGGACGAAGCGCTGGACGGCATGGACCATCTGTGCGCCACCGCCATGACCCCGCGCGACTTCGGTCCGCCCACGCGGCACCCACGCGAACACTTCGCCGCGCTGCTGGGCCACGGTGCCCCCGCGCCGGCGGGCCACGCCGGCGACGAACCAGACCGTGCCGCGCCGCAGGGCGTGGCTTTCCTGTTCGGTTCGGAGCGCTTTGGCATGCGCAACGAGGACGTGTACCGCTGCCACACCTGCTTAAGCATTCCGACCGACCCGCAGTTCGGCTCGCTCAACCTGGCCGCGGCGGTGCAGCTGATCGCCTACGACTGGCGCCAGGCGCTGGGCGGTTATGCCCTGCCACCCGCCAGCACGCCCGAACGCCCGCTGGCCGACGCCAAGGCCCTGGCCGGCATGCTGCAGCACCTGGAGCAGGCGCTGGTGGCGGTGGACTTCCTGGATCCGGAGGCGCCCAAGAAGCTCATGCCGCGCCTGAACCAGCTTTTCAACCGGGCTGCACCGACCGAAGAAGAAATCCACATCCTGCGTGGTGTGGCCAAGGCCATGTTGCAGACCGCTGCGAAGGCAAAGCGATAG
- a CDS encoding chorismate-binding protein codes for MRAVIDFPDTAPQAVSGGRLRACFDQPTEVIEAWSLAEVFGAIERVQAHADAGRWCVGGLAYEAAPAFDASLPVQAPDPEWPLVWFGVYEAPLTTPILSSDRPRAAHWTLPESRAHYLAQVERAQRAMAAGDCYQINLTTALVGTLNGEPSAWMHALRARQPDGYLLWLDGGRRHVLSASPELFFDWQPDGQGGRLQCRPMKGTAGREGDPALDAAARERLLASPKERAENVMIVDLLRNDLNRIARPGSVRVDRLMEAEAWPSVWQMTSSLSARARGGTTLTDVFRALFPCGSITGAPKRRAMHWITRLESGPRGFYCGALGVVRPGGHATFNVPIRTLTLHHDPVTPPTWQARYGVGSGLTVYADPASEWDELMTKSHLLHRVSEPFSLLETLRLEGGVYWLLERHLQRLQDSARHFGYPCDLPALREQLSRLAGAGHAQGLWRVRLTLDAQGAIELQAFPMADTAQPVRVALAPAPLTTGGALQEFIRYKTTRRAHYDVLAPTDPAVFDHLLVNERGELTEFTRGNVALRLDGVWLTPALSSGLLAGTYRAALLAEGRLGQAVLTTGDLARAQGLAFYNSLRGWLDAELVARADAPPQAAAAPGSR; via the coding sequence TTGCGCGCTGTCATCGATTTTCCCGACACCGCCCCCCAGGCCGTGTCGGGAGGCCGTTTGCGGGCCTGCTTCGACCAGCCCACCGAGGTCATCGAGGCCTGGTCTCTGGCCGAGGTGTTCGGCGCGATTGAACGGGTGCAGGCCCATGCGGATGCGGGCCGCTGGTGCGTGGGCGGTCTGGCCTACGAGGCCGCGCCGGCCTTTGACGCCTCGCTGCCCGTGCAGGCGCCCGATCCCGAATGGCCGCTGGTCTGGTTCGGGGTGTACGAGGCCCCGCTGACCACCCCCATCCTTTCATCGGACCGGCCCCGGGCGGCGCACTGGACCCTGCCCGAGTCGCGCGCGCACTACCTGGCCCAGGTGGAGCGCGCGCAGCGGGCCATGGCCGCGGGCGACTGCTACCAGATCAACCTGACCACGGCCCTGGTGGGCACGCTCAACGGCGAACCCTCGGCCTGGATGCATGCCCTGCGCGCGCGGCAACCCGATGGCTACCTGTTGTGGCTGGACGGAGGGCGCCGCCACGTGTTGAGCGCCTCGCCCGAGCTGTTTTTCGACTGGCAACCCGACGGGCAAGGCGGCCGCTTGCAGTGCCGCCCCATGAAGGGCACCGCCGGTCGGGAGGGCGACCCGGCCCTGGACGCCGCCGCCCGCGAGCGACTGCTGGCCAGCCCCAAGGAGCGCGCCGAGAACGTGATGATCGTGGACCTGCTGCGCAACGACCTGAACCGGATCGCGCGGCCGGGCTCGGTGCGGGTGGACCGGCTGATGGAGGCCGAGGCATGGCCTTCGGTCTGGCAGATGACCTCCAGCCTCTCGGCCCGGGCCCGTGGGGGCACCACGCTCACCGACGTGTTCCGCGCCCTCTTTCCCTGCGGCAGCATCACCGGCGCCCCCAAGCGGCGGGCCATGCACTGGATCACCCGGCTGGAGTCCGGGCCCCGCGGCTTCTACTGCGGTGCGCTGGGCGTGGTCCGCCCCGGTGGGCATGCCACCTTCAACGTGCCGATCCGCACCCTGACACTGCACCACGACCCGGTCACGCCCCCGACGTGGCAGGCCCGCTACGGCGTGGGCAGCGGGCTGACCGTCTACGCCGACCCCGCCTCCGAATGGGATGAACTGATGACCAAGAGCCACCTCCTGCACCGGGTGAGCGAACCCTTCTCGCTGCTGGAAACCCTGCGCCTGGAAGGCGGCGTCTACTGGCTGCTGGAGCGCCACCTGCAGCGCCTGCAGGACAGCGCCCGCCACTTCGGCTACCCCTGCGATCTGCCGGCGCTGCGCGAGCAGTTGTCCCGACTGGCCGGCGCAGGACACGCGCAGGGGCTGTGGCGCGTGCGCCTGACCCTGGACGCCCAGGGCGCGATCGAGCTGCAGGCCTTTCCCATGGCCGACACCGCCCAGCCGGTGCGCGTGGCGCTGGCGCCCGCGCCCCTGACCACGGGCGGCGCGTTGCAGGAGTTCATCCGCTACAAGACCACGCGGCGTGCGCACTACGACGTGCTGGCCCCCACCGACCCGGCGGTGTTCGACCACCTGCTGGTCAACGAGCGCGGCGAACTCACCGAGTTCACCCGGGGCAACGTGGCACTTCGGCTCGACGGCGTGTGGCTCACGCCCGCGCTCTCCAGTGGACTGCTGGCGGGCACCTACCGGGCCGCGTTGCTGGCCGAAGGCCGACTGGGCCAGGCGGTGCTCACCACCGGGGATCTGGCCCGTGCGCAGGGCCTGGCGTTCTACAACAGCCTCAGGGGCTGGCTGGACGCGGAGCTGGTGGCGCGTGCGGACGCGCCACCGCAGGCCGCCGCCGCGCCGGGCAGCAGGTGA
- a CDS encoding FKBP-type peptidyl-prolyl cis-trans isomerase, giving the protein MKITKDTIVTITFRATDAQGKLLEDGKEPRAYLHGGYNNTLPGIEKALDGQEKGFSAQLVLQPEDAFGARDESLVHSIPKSEFPPGVKVGGQLQGTDDQGREQVFTVKKIKGDTVHLDGNHPLAGQVLRFAVKVVDVQAASAEEVAHGHAHGAHGHHH; this is encoded by the coding sequence ATGAAAATCACCAAAGACACCATCGTCACCATCACCTTCCGCGCCACCGATGCGCAGGGCAAATTGCTGGAGGACGGCAAGGAGCCGCGGGCCTACTTGCATGGCGGCTACAACAACACCCTGCCCGGCATCGAGAAGGCGCTGGACGGCCAGGAAAAGGGTTTTTCGGCCCAGTTGGTGCTGCAGCCCGAAGACGCCTTCGGCGCGCGCGACGAGAGCCTGGTGCACAGCATTCCCAAAAGCGAATTCCCGCCCGGCGTGAAGGTGGGTGGCCAGTTGCAGGGCACCGACGACCAGGGCCGTGAGCAGGTTTTCACCGTCAAGAAGATCAAGGGCGACACGGTGCACCTGGACGGCAACCACCCGCTGGCCGGGCAGGTGCTGCGCTTTGCGGTGAAGGTGGTGGACGTGCAGGCCGCGTCGGCCGAAGAGGTCGCCCACGGCCACGCGCACGGTGCGCACGGCCATCACCACTGA
- a CDS encoding inositol monophosphatase family protein, with protein sequence MSSTLHPMLNVAIKAARLAGTIINRAALDVESVRVSAKQTNDFVTEVDHAAEAAIIDTLLTAYPDHAIWAEESGKRPGKHGGADHVWIIDPLDGTTNFIHGFPVYCVSIALMVGNKLEQAVVYDPSRNDLFCATRGRGAYMNDRRIRVAKRIAMRECLLSTGFPFRPGDALQTYMQMLGDVMPRCAGVRRPGSAALDLAYVAAGFTDGFFETGLSPWDVAAGALLVTEAGGLVGNFTGEANFLEQKECLAANPKIYGQMVGVIGKYSKFASAGDKAALRQSLPSSAAPADGATPPASDELPPSEQPAAPF encoded by the coding sequence ATGTCGTCCACACTCCACCCCATGCTCAACGTGGCCATCAAGGCCGCTCGCCTTGCCGGCACCATCATCAACCGTGCCGCGCTGGACGTGGAGTCGGTCCGGGTCTCCGCCAAGCAGACCAACGATTTCGTGACCGAAGTCGATCACGCGGCCGAAGCCGCGATCATCGACACCCTGCTCACCGCCTACCCCGATCACGCCATCTGGGCCGAAGAATCGGGCAAGCGCCCGGGCAAACACGGCGGCGCAGACCACGTCTGGATCATCGACCCGCTGGACGGCACTACCAACTTCATCCACGGCTTCCCGGTCTACTGCGTGAGCATCGCGCTCATGGTGGGCAACAAGCTGGAACAGGCCGTGGTCTACGACCCGAGCCGCAACGACCTGTTCTGCGCCACGCGCGGACGCGGCGCCTACATGAACGACCGCCGCATCCGCGTGGCCAAACGCATCGCCATGCGTGAGTGCCTGCTCTCCACCGGTTTCCCATTCCGCCCGGGGGACGCCCTCCAGACCTACATGCAGATGCTGGGCGACGTGATGCCCAGGTGCGCCGGTGTGCGCCGCCCCGGCTCGGCCGCGCTGGACCTGGCCTATGTGGCCGCGGGCTTCACCGACGGCTTCTTTGAAACGGGCCTGTCGCCCTGGGACGTGGCCGCGGGCGCCCTGCTGGTGACCGAGGCCGGGGGCTTGGTGGGCAACTTCACCGGCGAAGCCAATTTCCTGGAACAGAAGGAATGCCTGGCGGCCAACCCGAAGATCTACGGCCAGATGGTGGGCGTGATCGGCAAATACAGCAAGTTCGCCAGCGCGGGCGACAAGGCCGCCCTGCGCCAGTCGCTGCCCAGCTCGGCGGCGCCCGCCGACGGTGCCACCCCGCCGGCCAGCGACGAACTCCCCCCGTCGGAACAACCCGCCGCACCGTTCTGA
- the yjgA gene encoding ribosome biogenesis factor YjgA has product MSRKPTKGYFVRGQFVAEGSELDLELKRELKGSADMSKTDLKKESDRLQALGESMLTLSATVMARLADAHSLSDKLTDALAEAKRITNFEGRRRQMQFIGKLMRKLDEDAIAAIEAALEEQRKPSAQATLALHQAEQWRDKLIADDDALTRWLQFDAGADVQQLRALIRQARKDAQALKERPGEAARHAKAYREIFQIVKAVLTQSSDEAGGGEPPAEDSEQP; this is encoded by the coding sequence ATGTCCCGCAAACCCACCAAAGGCTATTTCGTCCGTGGCCAGTTCGTCGCCGAAGGCAGTGAACTGGACCTGGAGCTCAAACGCGAGCTCAAGGGCTCGGCCGACATGAGCAAGACGGACCTGAAAAAAGAGAGCGACCGGCTGCAGGCACTGGGCGAAAGCATGCTCACGCTCAGCGCCACGGTCATGGCCCGACTCGCGGACGCGCACAGCCTGTCGGACAAGCTGACCGACGCGCTGGCCGAGGCCAAACGCATCACCAACTTCGAAGGCCGGCGCCGCCAGATGCAGTTCATCGGCAAGCTGATGCGCAAGCTCGACGAAGACGCCATCGCCGCCATCGAGGCCGCGCTGGAAGAACAGCGCAAGCCCTCGGCGCAGGCCACGCTGGCCTTGCACCAGGCCGAACAATGGCGCGACAAGCTGATCGCCGACGACGACGCGCTCACGCGCTGGCTGCAGTTCGACGCCGGCGCCGACGTGCAGCAGCTGCGCGCGCTCATCCGCCAGGCGCGCAAGGACGCGCAGGCCCTGAAAGAACGCCCGGGTGAGGCCGCGCGCCACGCCAAGGCCTACCGGGAAATTTTCCAGATCGTCAAAGCCGTGCTCACGCAGAGCAGCGATGAAGCCGGCGGCGGCGAACCTCCCGCCGAAGACAGCGAACAGCCATGA
- the mog gene encoding molybdopterin adenylyltransferase, whose amino-acid sequence MNPTSPTSPPAAAPVRIGIVSISDRASSGVYEDKGLPALQDWLTRALKNPITFEPRLIPDEQATISATLIELVDAGCALVLTTGGTGPAKRDVTPEATLAVAHKEMPGFGEQMRQISLAFVPTAILSRQVAVIRDQSLIINLPGQPKAIAETLEGLKNADGSQKVNGIFTAVPYCIDLIEGPYLETNDAVCKAWRPKR is encoded by the coding sequence ATGAACCCAACCTCCCCCACCAGCCCCCCAGCCGCCGCGCCGGTGCGCATCGGCATCGTGTCCATCAGCGACCGCGCGAGCAGCGGCGTCTATGAAGACAAGGGCCTGCCCGCGCTGCAGGACTGGCTCACGCGCGCGCTGAAAAACCCCATCACTTTCGAGCCGCGCCTGATCCCCGACGAGCAGGCCACGATCAGCGCCACGCTGATCGAGCTGGTGGACGCGGGTTGCGCCCTGGTACTCACCACCGGCGGCACCGGACCGGCCAAACGCGACGTGACCCCCGAAGCCACGCTGGCCGTGGCGCACAAGGAAATGCCCGGTTTTGGCGAGCAGATGCGCCAGATCAGCCTGGCCTTCGTGCCCACGGCCATCCTCTCGCGCCAGGTGGCCGTGATCCGCGACCAGAGCCTCATCATCAACCTGCCGGGCCAGCCCAAGGCCATCGCCGAAACGCTGGAAGGCCTGAAAAACGCCGACGGCAGCCAAAAGGTCAACGGCATCTTCACCGCTGTGCCTTATTGCATCGACCTGATCGAAGGGCCCTACCTGGAAACCAACGACGCGGTCTGCAAGGCCTGGCGGCCGAAACGGTAA
- a CDS encoding PAS domain-containing protein translates to METELPYEAMFLSAPLAGSLSRVSDGRLLAINDAWVALTGLSREQAIGRTTVELGHWPDEAAREHYLQAPLPSVASMCLVHSNGQQRRVRLHTSLLAVRPEPMLLVFLSDVTKEFEAEQALQQAHRELQQQVELHGVIEKLARVGHWTNARNDQDVLWSPGLFAIAGLEPSPVLSRREGRSGIHPEDMPAWQSAREAKDGRELEYRWRRPDGQQRWLRTRIGQTAVAGNPQTDFGVVQDITAEREATQALAGQLRFIQNIAARVPGMVYQIRLYPDGSSTIPYVNDAVREMVELDASDLARDARLFYARVHPDDLPQMVSSLAASARDLTLWRQVYRIQLPRRGLRWYSAEAVPQREADGSVLWHGFTFDVTESRLAAQALERQHRLLDAVRQAQALFIETEDKRQAFEGLLASLLAVTDSEYGFVGEVLYDLRDQPYLKTHAITNIAWNEQTRRQYDEQSEAGLEFRNPATLFGHALTTGEIVIANDPLNDPRAGGRPSGHPGMSAFLGIPLAVGGRLVAMVGLANQPGGYSEADVEFLQPLLGTVRQLVLAWRAHAERQRARQQFQATSALLAEKSAALQLTFDSMSQGLTMVDSAGRVRFYNQRMLELLELPESLLASQPTHREVVRFQTERGDFGENLELLDLVTRRSVARFPDAQPPETYVRKTRDGRALEVFTRLLPDGGMVRTYTDVTSYFRGQEALREERQRLAWVLEGTRPGIWETSLETWDMKINDRWAEMLGYTVEELQPVTFDTWRRLVQPQDLERAQEVLHRHWRGEIPYYECDIRMRHKDGRWIWVNDRGRVHRRDEHGRALYISGTHLDIHERVAAQEEVRALNASLERRVAERTAELERSMKDMEAISYSIAHDLRAPLRSVNGFAALILEEEGGRLSPLASDMFGRIARASRSMGQMITDMLELLRVVRVELAPVPVDMNLLALGAADDLGPGVPHARIERQSLPEVMGDAVLLRQVLVNLMDNALKYSRHRAQPELVLGFDQVQQAFFLRDNGMGFDMARAQKLFGLFQRLHAASDVPGTGVGLAIVARIIERHGGRIWAESTPDTGATFWWTLPPA, encoded by the coding sequence ATGGAGACGGAGCTGCCGTACGAGGCGATGTTCCTGAGCGCGCCGCTGGCGGGCAGCCTGAGCCGGGTGTCGGACGGGCGCCTGCTCGCCATCAACGACGCCTGGGTGGCCCTGACCGGGCTGTCGCGCGAGCAGGCCATCGGACGCACCACGGTGGAGCTGGGGCACTGGCCCGACGAGGCCGCGCGGGAGCATTACCTGCAGGCGCCGCTGCCCTCGGTCGCTTCGATGTGTCTGGTGCACAGCAATGGCCAGCAGCGGCGGGTCCGGCTGCACACCTCGTTGCTGGCGGTGCGGCCCGAGCCCATGTTGCTGGTGTTCCTGTCCGACGTGACCAAGGAGTTCGAGGCCGAGCAGGCCTTGCAGCAGGCGCACCGGGAGCTGCAGCAACAGGTGGAGCTGCACGGCGTGATCGAGAAGCTTGCGCGCGTCGGCCACTGGACCAACGCCCGCAACGACCAGGACGTGCTCTGGTCACCCGGGCTGTTCGCCATCGCCGGCTTGGAGCCCAGCCCCGTGTTGAGCCGCCGCGAGGGCCGCTCCGGCATCCACCCCGAGGACATGCCGGCCTGGCAGAGCGCGCGCGAGGCCAAGGACGGTCGCGAGCTGGAGTACCGCTGGCGGCGGCCCGACGGTCAGCAGCGCTGGTTGCGCACCCGCATCGGCCAGACCGCGGTGGCGGGCAATCCGCAGACCGACTTCGGTGTGGTGCAGGACATCACGGCCGAGCGCGAAGCCACCCAGGCACTGGCGGGCCAGCTGCGTTTCATCCAGAACATCGCGGCCCGGGTGCCGGGCATGGTGTATCAGATACGTCTGTATCCCGACGGCAGCAGCACGATTCCCTACGTGAACGACGCGGTGCGCGAGATGGTGGAACTGGACGCGAGCGATCTCGCGCGCGACGCCAGGCTCTTCTATGCCCGGGTGCACCCGGACGATCTTCCCCAGATGGTCTCGTCCCTGGCGGCGTCCGCGCGCGATCTCACGCTGTGGCGGCAGGTCTACCGCATCCAGTTGCCCCGTCGGGGGCTGCGCTGGTACAGCGCGGAGGCGGTGCCGCAGCGCGAGGCCGATGGCTCGGTGCTCTGGCACGGCTTCACCTTCGACGTCACCGAGTCCCGGCTGGCCGCCCAGGCGCTGGAGCGGCAGCACCGCCTGCTCGACGCCGTGCGCCAGGCGCAGGCGTTGTTCATCGAGACCGAAGACAAGCGACAGGCCTTCGAGGGTCTGTTGGCCTCGCTGCTGGCCGTCACCGACAGCGAATATGGTTTCGTGGGCGAGGTGCTGTACGACCTGCGCGACCAGCCCTACCTCAAGACCCATGCGATCACCAACATCGCCTGGAACGAGCAGACCCGGCGCCAGTACGACGAGCAGTCCGAGGCCGGCCTGGAGTTCCGCAATCCCGCCACCCTGTTTGGCCATGCCCTGACCACGGGCGAGATCGTCATTGCCAACGATCCCCTGAACGACCCACGAGCGGGTGGTCGTCCGTCGGGCCATCCGGGCATGTCGGCCTTTCTGGGCATTCCGCTCGCCGTGGGGGGCCGGCTGGTGGCCATGGTGGGGCTGGCCAACCAGCCCGGCGGCTACAGCGAGGCCGACGTCGAGTTCCTGCAGCCCCTGCTGGGCACGGTGCGTCAGCTGGTGCTGGCCTGGCGCGCCCACGCCGAGCGCCAGCGCGCGCGGCAGCAGTTCCAGGCCACCAGCGCCTTGTTGGCCGAAAAGAGCGCGGCGCTGCAGCTCACATTCGACAGCATGAGCCAGGGCCTGACCATGGTGGACAGTGCGGGGCGCGTGCGCTTCTACAACCAGCGCATGCTGGAGCTGCTGGAGCTGCCGGAGTCGCTGCTGGCGAGCCAGCCGACCCACCGGGAGGTGGTGCGGTTCCAGACCGAACGAGGCGATTTTGGTGAAAACCTGGAACTGCTGGACCTGGTCACGCGCCGCTCGGTCGCACGCTTTCCCGACGCGCAGCCACCCGAGACCTATGTGCGCAAGACCCGCGATGGACGCGCGCTGGAGGTGTTCACGCGCCTGCTGCCCGACGGCGGCATGGTGCGGACCTACACCGACGTCACCTCCTATTTCCGCGGCCAGGAAGCCCTGCGCGAGGAGCGCCAGCGCCTGGCGTGGGTGCTGGAGGGCACGCGCCCGGGCATCTGGGAAACCAGCCTCGAAACCTGGGACATGAAGATCAACGACCGCTGGGCCGAGATGCTGGGGTACACCGTCGAAGAGCTGCAACCCGTCACTTTCGACACCTGGCGCCGGCTGGTGCAGCCGCAGGACCTGGAGCGCGCGCAGGAGGTGCTGCACCGGCACTGGCGTGGCGAGATCCCCTACTACGAATGCGACATCCGCATGCGGCACAAGGACGGCCGCTGGATCTGGGTCAACGACCGCGGACGGGTGCACCGGCGCGATGAGCACGGGCGGGCGCTGTACATCTCGGGCACCCACCTGGACATCCACGAGCGGGTGGCCGCGCAGGAGGAGGTGCGCGCCCTCAACGCCAGCCTGGAGCGGCGCGTGGCCGAGCGCACCGCCGAGCTGGAGCGTTCCATGAAAGACATGGAGGCCATCTCCTATTCCATCGCCCACGACCTGCGCGCGCCGCTGCGCTCGGTCAACGGCTTCGCCGCGCTGATCCTGGAGGAAGAGGGCGGGCGTCTGAGCCCGCTGGCCAGCGACATGTTCGGTCGCATCGCCCGCGCTTCGCGCAGCATGGGCCAGATGATCACCGACATGCTGGAGCTGCTGCGGGTGGTGCGGGTGGAGCTGGCGCCGGTGCCGGTGGACATGAACCTGCTGGCACTGGGCGCGGCCGACGACCTGGGACCGGGGGTGCCGCACGCCCGCATCGAACGGCAGTCCTTGCCCGAGGTGATGGGCGACGCCGTCCTGCTGCGCCAGGTGCTGGTCAACCTGATGGACAACGCCCTGAAGTACTCGCGCCACCGCGCCCAGCCCGAACTGGTGCTCGGTTTTGACCAGGTGCAGCAGGCGTTTTTCCTGCGCGACAACGGCATGGGCTTTGACATGGCCCGCGCGCAAAAGCTGTTTGGCCTGTTCCAGCGCCTGCACGCGGCCTCCGACGTGCCCGGCACCGGGGTGGGGCTGGCGATCGTGGCGCGCATCATCGAGCGCCACGGCGGGCGCATCTGGGCCGAGTCCACGCCCGACACCGGCGCCACCTTCTGGTGGACCCTGCCGCCGGCCTGA